AGATTTCATGAATACAATAATTTCTTCAAGTGCTTCCTTGATTACAATAATTTCTTCTTTGGACCTGAGTGCAAGTTGTATGTCATGCAGATTGACAATACTGATGAACCATTCAGAGTGAAAGAGGAAGCAGAGAAACAAGGGATAATCTGCATATCAGCAATGAATGGTGATGGTCTGGAAGAATTCTGCAACGCCATCCAAGCCAAGCTGAAAGTATGTGTTTTGCCCCTTTTTAGGAAAATGGTTTGTTTCTCAAACATGTCTCTTTTGTTATCTGGCAGTCTTAACTTATATGGAACAAATCATGTGTATTTGTCTTCTATAGGACTCGATGGTGCCAATAGAAGCTTTTGTCCCATATGACAAAGGAGATCTACTAAATGACATACATAAGGTTGGAATGGTTGAGAAAATGGTGAGTGTTCTGTTTAATAAAAGATGCAATTTCTTTGGTATTGGTTACTTTGAGAACATTATTTTCTTATGGCGAAATTTTATACCTCTATATTTTCATTTGTTCTAAGCTAAATATATCTTAAGTTAATTCTGTCATTTGTTGCAAAATAGATAATTCAGCATCTATTGCGAAAGCAGAGCATTAGTTATTACTTGCTATAAATTTTTTCTAGCATAATTACAAAACTTACTGCATGCCTGCCAATAAAGATATTATCTGGACATATACTTATTTTATAGTAATTTCTTGAGATGTTTTCGTTTCTGTTAAACAAGATCTTGTGTTTTGTGTTCTTATTAGGAGCTAATGATGACTTTGCTCGCAATATTTACTGCAGGAGTACAAGGAAAATGGGACATTTGTAAAAGCTCATGTGCCTCTACCTCTCGCAAGGCTTCTCACACCTCTACGGCAGCAGGTGGTGGCTGGCGTATGATGTGCATGTCATCCAGCAGTTCTTGATGCCAATGGCACTCACATAATTAGCTCATCTTGTAGATTCGCAAAAAGAATGTCCTTGTTGTAGAAAATTTAGTCATAGATTGCCTTTACCGTTTCTTTTTGATCTGTGGAGGGCATCAACACATGTGCACTGAATTAGAGAGCTGTATATAGCCACAACAGAATTGTAAATATTGTCAGCTGAATTTTATTCTTTTCCCATTCTGAGAATCATTCACTCTACGAACCCATGTAACTGTAATATCTGCTTGCATCCAACGAAAATAGAACAGAAACTGTGGACCCTCCGGTCACAGATTTGCAGATATATTCAATGTAGCTTATTATTCTCATTGAAAAACCATTTCAAGCTAAGTGTATAGTACAAGCAAGAACTTTGTCAATATTGTTTGATCTTTACATCGCGATACAACCTTCAAAAACATTGTAATCCACAAGACCAGCAGGCTTTATGCAGAAAATTCTTGACTCCACCCACTAAAAGCATAGCACCATGCTGCCATATCAAAACTAAACAACCAACAATTTACCATAAGGCCAAGATGTGTGTACCAAGTTAAACTTCTCTACATCAAAATTTAAGTCATTTGAAATATCACTACGCATTTAGTCCAGAACTGCTACAAATTTAACCACTACTTATGCAGCAACAGCCTGCACTTCAGATGCAGCACTTTTGTGGAACACGCTCAAGCTTGTGCGTGCAATTGGTTCCCCAAATAATGTTGCTGTAGATGACCTGAGAATTTTCACCTCAACAAAGTCACCAACCACTGGCTTCCGCGCCTCAACACCTTCAAATGTGTGTGGTATAGGGACACTGGCAAATGATACCTTATGCCCCCTATCAGTCTTGCCTATCAGCTCAGTTTTGGGAGCACGCTTGTTGGGTCCCTCGACAAGAACAAGCTGCACTGTACCAATTTGAGAGTCATAATTCTTCTTTGTGGTCTCACGAAAGGCATTGATCAGTTCCGTGAGTCTCCTCTGCTTGACATCTTCGGGAACATCATCCTCATAATTCCTGTGAGCATGAGTCTTTTCTCTCATGCTATATGCAAACATGTAGGCCATATCATATCCAACAGCCCTTACAAGACTGAGGGTCTCAGCATGGTCATCTTCTGTTTCTCCACAAAAACCTGCAATATGTCACGGACGTACTTCCAGAATTAAAACAGAGTAATCTAATTAAGTGTGTTACGAAAGAATCTTCAGGTTGGCTCAAAGATGATGAAACTAACAAAATTGCATGCCACCATGAATCACGCATGAAATGCAGGATATTACTGGTGGCATAAATAACGCCAAATGCTAGTGCTACTGATATTACTTATCAATCGAGCAATCTCAACCTCATTTGAGCAACTTTGTAGCATCATGATATAAAGCTGAAACATCTCAAGTTATTAgctcttttaaaaaaaaagctaaTTAGCTGTAAATTGTTGCTGTATTTCCAGCTTATCAATACACACAACTAAATAAATATCAAACTaattttgttttcatatttcaaTAAGGTATTCCACtcaaactacaaagttttaagGAAAAGCAAGAGGAATAAAGAGAGGATTTGGATTCAGATAAGGCAAACATGGGGCATGGTCTGTATGATTCAGAGTGTATGGTACTCTAgattgtaaataaagcataatATATATTATAAACATCTGAAACTTTAACGAATAAAAAATTAAGAAGCAATAGGGACTTAACATTTGACCAAGAGTCAGCCTCAATGCAGCATGCCAATTTTATCTGGTTTGTCTTGCTGGTTATTAGTGACTGCATTTGGTTCTAACTCCTTACGACATGAGCCATTCTATAGTTGATAGAGCCTATTCTCATTCCTTTTGAGTCAGTTGTAGAAAAATACAATATCCAAGTTGAGAGTAATTTGTTCAGAAGACCATGACTACAGAAAATCAGGAAGCACATAGTTAATCTGCATAGCCAAGCCAATGCAGATTATGGGATAATAAAAGATAACTTACCAGTTATGAAATCACTGCTTAGCCCAACATCAGGAATGACATTACGAATTTTGTGCACAAGCTCTAAGTATGCTTCTCGAGTATAACCCCTCCGCATTCGTTCCAACACTTCTGTACTGCCTGATTGTGCTGGCAAGTGAATAAGATTGCATATGTTATACCTATCCCGCATCAAATACAGTAGCTCATCTGGGAAATCCTTTGGGTGTGGTGAGGTGAACCTGAACCGCATCTCTGGGTATTCTACAGATAACCGATCGAGGAGGTCAGCGAAACGCAGTCCCATATTTTTAACCTTGCACATGCTAGAAAATCCTTCACTAAGTTGCCAGTTTTTTCCAGGCTCCAAATCTTCTACTTCAGAAGTGTCATTGTAACTGTTTACATTCTGACCAAGAAGCATCACCTCCTTCACACCCGCTTTCCACAGCTCACCAACCTCTCGGACAATAGAGGACACTGGACGAGACCTTTCCCTACCTCTAGTGAAGGGGACTATGCAGAATGAGCACATGTTATTGCAACCTCTCATAATCGACACAAATGCTGTAACTGAATTGTCAGAGATCCTTACTGGGGTGATATCAGCATAAGTCTCCTCAAGTGAGAGAAGCGTGTTCATACCCTTATGCCCATAATCGACTTCCTGGAGCAGCCTAGGCAAATCCCTATATGCATCAGGTCCACAAACAACATCAACCATCTTATCAGAGTCAAGTATTTTCTCCTTCAGCCGCTCGGCCATGCACCCAAGGACAGCAACCTTTGGAGGCCGGAGTGATTTTGATCTCCCTTCAGCGACATTAGATTTCCATTCCCTTTTGAGAAACCAAAAGTAGTTGAGCCTCTGCCAGACTTTCTGCTCTGCATTGTCACGGATTGCACATGTGTTGATAAATATTATCTCTGCACTCTCAGGATCCGGCACAATTTCATCATAACCTTCTTGTTTCATGATAGAAAGCACAATCTCCATGTCATTTATATTCATTTGACACCCATATGTCTCGTGGTAGATCCTTCCCTTGCTTGACGTTGTTGGACCAGACACTAAACTAGACAAAGCACAAGAAAAGGCATGTGTTTTTTATGTTAGTACCAATTACTCCAGGCAACCGGAAATCAGAATGAAAAGCACCAATTGTGTATGGTACATTGGAACAACGAAACAAGTTCTGAAAACAAAACAAAGTTTTCAACTGTTTCAAATTCAGTAGCTTAAGAAACAGAACTATCTACGGCTCCAGAAAATTGAATAACTTGGAATTGATGCATAGATACAGCCAACTGCCAAGTACTAATTAGTACCGTTGCAACCTTCTTAAGCACCAAAGGAAAATTCAATAGTCATTGAAGCAACACCAAGCTAAAGAACCATACTATATCCATCCTTAGGCACCACTTGTGCAAAAAATCAACATAAACAACATCATTCATTTTATGCAAAACAAATCAATGCTGGTTTGCTTTACAGTTTTACTAGCTTCAGTGCATGGTTTCCCCATTGATCTACAACATCTTTTGTACAACCTTTTTCAAAACAGAAGTGCATGGTCCTCACATGTCACATCCTTCACGAACAAAACATATTGGGTCTGATCAGGCTGCTAGCAAGCTTCAAACTCCACAACAGACCTATCGCAAGCTTGGCATCCATAGAGTTATATAGCCAAAAAATACGCATGCCACCTATCAATTCTTCACATCCCATAGTAATTCACCCAGTAACCCCCAGTCTTACGCTACCAACTGCAATGTACGCAATCACCCATTCCAGCTCCACCACCAGCCTACTCGAGAACTAGTCCCACTCCACAGGCAGACAGAACTTGAGAACATGCAAGCAATATTAGATATCCACAGTGCATCATACAATGATACAATCTCCCTCTCTAGCCTCCAAGAAACAGCCATGTATTTTCTTCTCTATTTACTTTTCGTCTTTTCCTCCTTGGGCCCAAACCCAACTTGCATAAATTTGAGACACAAAATGGCATCACCGCGGCTCTATTCCCACTAACACGCACCAGCACTCGCACGAACACCAAGTAGCATGATTCAGGGTATCGCATTGCAACGCACCACTAGCAAAagatcagattttttttttcagactaCAATTTCCCTGCGGCGAGCAGGACGGAAGGTGGGGGAGGACGGGGAATGTAAGCGCAGCAGAGACTTACTCCGTCTGGGGCTCGGAGACGGCCGTGGCCGCGGAGGCGGCGAGCGTGCGggcgaggcggcgaggaggcggcggggtcCTCGGGAGCCGGCGTGcagcggcggggacggcggaaGGATGAGCTGGGGGAGCGGAAGAGTAGGGACGGAGCGACGCGAGGacccggtggcggtggcggaggccgcggctgcccaggcggagcgcggcggcggcggtgagggggGCGAGCGGCGCCGCCATCGCGTTCGGGTGAGGTGGGGGTGGTGTGGAGAGGCCACAGAGCGAAAAAGCTCAAGAGGAGACGAGAGCAGGCGGCGGCTCCGCGAGGATAACCATCTGGGCGAACGGCGTCCGTCTGATCGGTGATGAGCGGCCACGAGAGTCGCTGTTCAGGACTCCATTCATGAGGAATTGGGGACACATTTTTCAGTCAAATCTTCGTGCATGCCATCTCTCCGGATTTCAAACTACTATGAAATTGTCATCACAGCTATGCCAATTTTTTGGGGGAGTGCTGTGTATCAATAGAAAGAACATTTTGGCTTTTATTTTATGAATCCATCGAGATTAAAACTAATCATGTATTCCACAAATTCAAGTCCTTGCAGGGGTCTTTTACTTCAAATTTATGCCAATGGCACGAGCGAGCGTGAGGGGATACGGTAGgatgaagaaaagaaaatgacttCAGTTGCAATGAAGCAGAAATCACTACATTTTCTGACAAACAATACAAGCTTCCCCAAGAAAATCTGAGAGAAAAATGGGGAGCCTATATTAAGGCTGACATTATCGAGCTAGGGTCACCACAACCCAACAAAAGGGGAAAAATTCAACTGCTTTTGCACCTAGAAGATGTACTATTAACCGATAAAGAATTGAAGTGTCAATGTCGCTCAGTGTCACGTTTGCTAAACAAAATGCACATTCTGAAATTTTCTTTGCCATTACAGATCTTGCTCAGGCGTTTGGCTTTATGTTCATGATGGAGGCACGCTCTGGTTTCCTTCATGCCCAGATGGCCGCTCCATCTTCAGGAGGTGATGGAGGGCAGCGATAACGTGCTGACGGCTGGTTGGTACCCCAGTCTTCGATAGAGCTCTGCCGTGCTTGTCCAGGAGCACAAAGCAAGGGACGTATCTGATATCGTAGTGCAGAAGCTGCAAGTGCACGCATACAAATTGCTCTTAGAATATTGAAAATGTTTACCAAGTTATGCGGTGATGGTTCTGCATGTGATACAGAAATGCTAAAAAGACCTGAAACATGGAGACAAAAAAGTAGCCTTTCTCTTGGACATACAAGATGCAAGTTCAATTGTTGAgtagccaaaaaaaaaatgaagaaaagtTTAAGCAAATTAGAAAGTGAACAAAACAAAGGTGCAGGGTAATAGGACTAGTAAAAAATAAATGTACACATTCAAACGTAGAAGGGCTTTCAAATGTTACTACAAAATGCCAAGCCTAAAATGCCACAAAATAAAAGATATTGAAGAGTTCCTACAGCACATACATGATAGCCTAAAATGCCAAGCCTCTACTTTACATGGGAAGAACACTCTCAACAGCCTTTACATAGAAGTTTGGAGCAGTACTACTATGATCTTCCTGTGCAGACacagagaagagaagaaaagaaaagataatacTCCGGACTCGGTTGGTTGGTAAATAAGGACATATATTTTGTGGCAGCAGAAGAATAAAGTACGACTCAGTGATATAGAAATTTCATCGTTAGTTTCAGTCAAGGACCACAAATATAGAAACTTGTGGATATTTCAGCATTCTGACATGACATAAAATCTAGCTGTTCCATGCAAATGGGAAAAATGGCAGTTTCTTGCCAAATGGGAGTACTTGCTAATGTTTCCAAAAGGAACAGATTGCAGTAACCAAATTACATCTACAGCTAACACCCATAGTTGACCTTGAGTCCATGATTCATATGACAAGCAGGCCCAGCAGAACTATCTCACAACTCAAGAGCGTCTCCTTGATGACTGGCCGGAAGTAGTGCAGGTTGTTGGTCAGGCTGCCCTCGGCCACCTTGTCGTGTCCGGCGAGTGCCCGCCGGACCTCCTCTTGCACCTTCTGCATCACCGTCGGGTTCCGCATCAGCTCCCCCATTGCCCACTTGAGCGTCGTCGACGACGTCTCGCTGCCGGCACGCCAAACATGTCCTGTGGAAGAAACAGAGTAATCAGTACTACAGGGGAGTGCTGTAAATCAAAGTCAAAACTGAGTAAATAAAAGGAAACTTTGATAGTGGCCAATTTATTGAAGGAGCGAGTTCATAAATAACAACCGTGATCTACGTAGCCTCCACACTGTAAATTGGAGGTCACTCTCCCATTGTAAGCTGCTCAACAAGAAATACAAAAAAGCTCTCCTTTCCACTACTTCCTGTGAGTTCTCGTGCCTGCATTTCAGTGTGTCGTGTGTGCAAAGAACGCAATTTCTAACAAGATCAACCAAGTTGAGGAGCAGAGTTTCGCCAAGTATAGGTGGTGTTTTACCACCAGGTCTACCTAGAGATACCCTTAGGTAGAGAGATAATTATGGGGGATCGCCGAGATCAAGAACATGATGGTACAAGCAACATAAgggttagacaggttcgggccgcagatgttgcgtaataccctacgtcctgtgggATTTGTATTCCTTCAGTTATAGCAATATGCGTAGGGGTTGGATATGTTCTAAATGAAGGGATCCCTTCCCGCCGTTATAGGGGAGCAGGGTTACAAGGAAATTCTAAGTCGGTTTTATCTCTTAGGATTTATCTCGAGAAGGTTCTGAGTAGTTTCCATCTAATCCGACTAGTACGAGATACCCTAGGGGAGCGGGTTACATGATATTCGATATCTCCTACCCTTTATCTCGCATAGGTCCGTGCCACATGAGTTTATACTatggccccgggtctgacaagtcccccgagctcttcatagccGAGTAGCTGGAGATCTTCGAGTGCTTCTGATCCGTCATCGAGTAGTTCCTGAACTTCGTGCGATTCCGAGTACTCCAAGAACTGTGCCGAGGCTGCGAGGTGCTCTTCGCCCGAGCagtttcaaaatttttggagatCTTGATGTATGGTGTGCAACAAGTAttcgcactccatatggagtagcccccgagccttagtttGAATCGAAGAATCAGACATCTTGATGTATGGTGTGCAACAAGTAgtcgcactccatatggagtagcccccgagccttagtttGAATCGAAGAATCAGACTGAGggtcaaatttcaattcaaggTTTCATCCTTGAAAAAACTTTTGAAAAAGCAAATCATTTATGACTTGTATCCCGCACCCCCGAGACTTGACTCCAAATTCATGATTTGGAATTGTCTCAGTTCGTGGCATTTATCTCACTTTGATGGGTACCAAAATGGTCTCCTATTTCGGGAAAGCTTCCCTGAAAAATGTAACGCAGATAGATACTCTACATCAACTAGGCCTGAGAACACCTCCTCAAAGTAAGTTTGCAGTTGTTTTTTAGTGCTCATGTTGAGTCACGTGTCCTTTTACTATTCTGGAAAATCCGTCTGACTCTACCCGTGACTATTGTGTCGGTTGTGTCACTGGTTGAGTGATGCTAACCCTTTAGTCTCTATAAATAGAGTGCTAAGGATGTTCGAGATAACACCTGCCAATGCAAGGCATTGCTTTAGACTGGTGCTCCTTTCTTGCTAGGTCTGGTCCTCCTGATACGAGTAGTCTTCCTCTCGTAGCTGGTGCTAGAAAAGTACTtcatccgtttcaaattataagtcattttaaaaattttggagagtaaaaattttttaagtttgaccaaatttatatgataaaataataacatttatgatacctattaagtatcattagattttttgttagctatattttcatagtgtacctatttgatgtcataaatctttatatttctctctataatttgggtcaaactttgagatggtttgactctccaaaattcttggaatgacttataatttggaatggagggagtacttgcGAGCAATATGGATGGTTTTCTTTACCTGGATCTTTACTCTTGCAGCTTCAAATACCCTTGTCCTTGACATCTTGTACCTGTAGGGACGAGGATGGAAGAAACTTCAAGGAAAAGACCTAGCTGGTTACGTCACGCTCCAGGATATTCCAATATGGGAATATTGTCCCAAAGGGTGACCTGCCAGGTATGTTGATTGGATCCTATTGCAACATATAAGGAGAAATGGAAGATTCCTTGTcaagatgcaagaagaggacTTGTGAGATTTTCAATGTAATCTGCCTCCTTGCATTTGGCATTTTTCTCCCTGGATGTAAATGTCTTTATTCCTGAAAGTGATcgagtgctctagcctaagagggggagggggtgaattaggcactctaaaatcttaacctatagctccaactagtttgcacaaaacttgaaCTAAAATaagctatctatatgtgcaactatgattcttctagtgtgaaactctcatccaaaaagagtttagcaacctatagccaatcctatcaagatactactctatgaaagtgaaggcacaaagattgcaatataaaatgcggaagcttaaaggagggatgagaggaagcaaactctcgacgcaagaatttatcccgtggtttggattcccacaaaggcgcccctacatccacgttgttgaagcactcacgaagagtatcgcttcccggtaatcaagtctcttctgtgaacacaatcacggtcaccttgatcccgtttTCCACTAAGGGagcttgcccacgaaggaggggtctccgtccccctcACAATATTGTTGACGCCGCTTgtgacatctcagagttttaaaatgctaatcAAGAAAACTTAAAcgtgatttcatgcttaataaacaagagaatttcaaattatgcatttcATTTTGGAAAATAACTTATGTGTGtgcatatgtatgtgtgtatatgtgcataggtcAGGAACCTCAAATAACTTTCACACCAAGGCAAATATGCAGATGAAAATTGATAGACATGTTCACCATGAAAAGAATGGTAAATGTCCAGTTGAACTCTAGGGGTACAAATGTTGaaaatcacatgaaatgataagttgttTGATTTGTAGTTttcgaaaatttaaaataacttttaaacctttGCTCGTTTAAACTTGttcctgaaataaaagttgtaggtttttaagttctctacaactttcgtattcgaagttttctatgtttcaaaaggaagttttgagaaaattttgaattttgaatcaattaaatctctctctctactctctcttttcctctctctccctcccctgtctGCGCTGGACGCCGAGGCCGATGGCCACGggccgcgccctcgccgtgcCACCAGCCGCTCCGTCCCGGTCCCTCCTGAAGCTTCTCATCGCCACGCGGCGCCATCTCCTTGCACGCACGCCGAGGACTGCCGTCGGCGTGCCACGGCGACGAACGAGCCGACCAGTGTCGTGCACCATTTTTTTTCCCCAGCCCGCTCGCGCTCTAGCCtggctctcctccctccccttgcTGCGCAAACaggtctcctccctccccctctgctcccctccctgctccacgcgccgagccgagccctccgcggcgtccagagccgccgccgcctgccattTGCGCCGCCCATCCCTAGGCTCCcgcggagctccctcctccggccttcCTCGCGCCCATCCAACCCCGCAGCTAGCACCCCCACCCTCCGTTGGTGCTCCCCGACCCACTCGCCGACGCCCAAgcccgccggaacgccgccgccgcaagcacagtccaccgccggccgcccctctccgcggagccgccgcctcggACCTCCTCCCCGTGAACCAAGGACACCCAGAGGTGCGGCTCagtcccctctcccttttccccaacttctcccccaccgccggagcctctcctcgccggaaaacggccgcccgaccctcctctgttctccaaTGTCCGCCAGGGACCCACGCTGAGAAGAAACaaacttccaggggcctagatgcaagtttgcgttttctttttcttttgttttcaaaaccagcaaacttgtaaattcgaaataaaatcgtagaaaaatcataaaaatacaaattcaaatgttttggaatccttgaaacaatatctacaacttttgttacatgcacatatttattttctgtctgtattttaatctacgAAAAAGATTAGGTTATATAggctataattattctaggagttctactcaatGTCTATAGATGATTTTTGGCTAGTAGATACTTTATGCCATGTTTAGATgtttgtaaaaatttgaacaccAGTTGACacttgtaactagatgaaaccataGTCTTGGCTAAATCTAGTAGAATAATctactttttatttctggatgttattttatatatatgtgtatgaaactttttctgtataCTTATAATACTAAATTAACACCACTGTCCAAGTTTcattatttttagatttgtgtagctaacTCTGTGAATTAATCCTTAAAAATGGTGCTATTTTGTGATAAATAGATGTTGCTGctggaaaaatctgaaaattttaccgTGGCTTAGTCTTCTGAAGATAAGCTAGAATACAAATTTTGAGAGCCAAAAACACTTTGTAACtatctgtactaattagtcttgttatatgtgAGTAGGATTTGTCAATTTTATTACTCCTGATTTACGTCTAGAAAAATTCCGATAAATTTAAAGTGTGTTGAGGATCATATGTAGACTCCTCTGAAAAAATTTGAGACTTAGAAACTATGTGTAACTATAGTTTTGGACAAAGCATGATATCGttatttttgttaaagaaagcCACTTTTGTACGTTTTGCTATATAACGAAAACTCCACTTGGAGCTTATGCACTAACTAATATTATTTTCTACTCTATACACGATTGCCCAATGGAAGAAAAATGACAGTGTTTATTGCTGTTTTGAGTCTTGTTGGTTTACGCTTTTatgatgaaataattcattAATTACTGCCATCACAACAACTCAcccatgtgcatttcatatagatactactactctcgctgacggaacatacgagctggtgcccgagtccgagagtgagcagtgtgaagctcaagtgaatctaactgaagctactAAAGACCCGAACCtgatttcggaagagcccagatctAGTtgcgcccaggaaggcaagccccggagcatgtccttctattttaaattatgcaacttattattgttcctatctacttgtgcatttaagttacagaatttgactgaaaccttagttgcatgatcctaggtaccgatgcttgaacactagtgtgtgtaggtcgctagttagctatgctaatggttcggtagaagtcgagtgatttccagtcactcgcgagaaattataggaattagttgtttactacttgctaccactataaggtctacgggcaGGGTCGTGATACTCTGGATGCcctgtctgtttagtgaaaagtgataaggccgcagtgtgtgatagtggtggttaagcgtttgaacgtactaatcacatgccgaggatatggtaatcggtaaacttaagtactggattgaaccgcagccggaatatactccccaccgtcttgaactcgttcacatctagctaatggcgagtacagagtcgtcgtactgctgtacttgagggcggtgggcctgttccgtgaagcgggaattgaagggaagagttgcacgtgtgactctgtgagtaaccacgtgacgtgtgtttaggtctgcctggccaggttaacaaattcgattcgaatcgtccgcttctcacggtttgggactgcttaacccttctgctacatagagtaagaagtgaaagatgatgatgatgaatatggttgattgatgaaaaataattgttcccaccatgtatgctattggatagatgctcacctagagtggttaattgaactagaaccagaaagctaaaaccta
This genomic interval from Panicum virgatum strain AP13 chromosome 8K, P.virgatum_v5, whole genome shotgun sequence contains the following:
- the LOC120644792 gene encoding CDK5RAP1-like protein; the protein is MAAPLAPLTAAAALRLGSRGLRHRHRVLASLRPYSSAPPAHPSAVPAAARRLPRTPPPPRRLARTLAASAATAVSEPQTDLVSGPTTSSKGRIYHETYGCQMNINDMEIVLSIMKQEGYDEIVPDPESAEIIFINTCAIRDNAEQKVWQRLNYFWFLKREWKSNVAEGRSKSLRPPKVAVLGCMAERLKEKILDSDKMVDVVCGPDAYRDLPRLLQEVDYGHKGMNTLLSLEETYADITPVRISDNSVTAFVSIMRGCNNMCSFCIVPFTRGRERSRPVSSIVREVGELWKAGVKEVMLLGQNVNSYNDTSEVEDLEPGKNWQLSEGFSSMCKVKNMGLRFADLLDRLSVEYPEMRFRFTSPHPKDFPDELLYLMRDRYNICNLIHLPAQSGSTEVLERMRRGYTREAYLELVHKIRNVIPDVGLSSDFITGFCGETEDDHAETLSLVRAVGYDMAYMFAYSMREKTHAHRNYEDDVPEDVKQRRLTELINAFRETTKKNYDSQIGTVQLVLVEGPNKRAPKTELIGKTDRGHKVSFASVPIPHTFEGVEARKPVVGDFVEVKILRSSTATLFGEPIARTSLSVFHKSAASEVQAVAA